The Candidatus Berkiella aquae sequence AGGGAAGTTGCTAATCTCCCTTTTACAAAGGGAGATTAGTTGTTGCTTCGCAAGTGCTGTTCATTAGAGTTCTTGAAGAAAGATACAATTATATAGTTTGTAAATTAAGATAAAATCCCTCTGCGCTACGCGCGTCTCCCTTTTACAAAGGGAGATTAACTGTTGGTGCAAACCCGGTGCATAGGTAACACGTTAAATTATATACTTTGAGCCGAATACGGTGTATTCATCTTGCAAGGAGGTTGCGAAGCAACCAAAAATCTCCCTTTGTAAAAGGGAGACGCGCGTAGCGCAGAGGGATTTTTAAAACATGTCATTTATTTCTAGTATTATTTTATTCGCAATATTGGCAAAATACTATTCTCATCATCAGTCCATAACAGCGGTTTAACCGTGTTGTGTGGGCTGATGGTAAACCCTCGTTGTCGATGTAACCAATCGGCAAAGCCTGGATTGCATGAAATCATAGCCCAAGTTGAATAAACAATATTGGGTAAAAAGTTGGCTTGGCTCTCAATCCAAAAATGTCTACAGTTCAAATGGTGAGCTAATGCAGAAGTAATTGGCATCAAATTGATAAAACTATTCGAAGTATGAAAAACGATAATACCTTGTGGTTTAAGTAATTCAGAATAAAGTATCATGGCTTCTTTTGTGATGAGATGAAAGGGGATTGCATCACCATTGAAAGCATCAATGATAATAATGTCGTATTGCGGGCGAGGCACAGCTTGAGAAGCTTTAGCCATTTGAATTCTAGCATCGCCTAATACTACAGCGCTCTTAGCAGGTGATTTGCTTAAAAAATGAAAATGCTGACGAGCAATCTTTGCAATGTCTGGGTCGATTTCATAAAAAGTGATTTCATCTTTGGGATTGGTCAGTGAGGCAATCGCCCCGGTTCCTAACCCGACAACCGCTATTTGTAATGGTTCATCAAGCGTTTGACTCAAATATTGAATTGCTAATCCCGCACCGGAATTAGGGCCATAATAGGTGGTTGGCCATAATTGTTTTTCAGGTTCTAAATATTCTAAGCCATGCATTACCGTGCCATGCAGTAACATTCGATAAGGAAAACCCGATTCGGTTTGCATATCATAGACGCGTAATAATCCATATAAATTGCGATGTTGCAGAATCAGTTTTTTATCTTTGGGGAAAGTATCAGCCCAAATAACCAGCAAGAATACAATCAGTGTGATTAAGCAAAAAATGCTAATCACTAGAACTTTGATTTTTTTGTTTTGTTGATACAAATGGCAGCTAATAACAATGATAATCAAGTTAATAATGATGAGTGGCAGATATAAGTTCCACCAATTATCTAATAACAAAGAAAGACCATTTGCGAACAACCCGCCCAAGACACTTCCTAAGGCAATGTAAAGATAAAACAAGGTGAGATTTTTTTGTGCAGGTTTGGCTCTAACGAGTTCACCATGACAAATGATACAAGCGCTATAGAATAAACCCAGTAAAAAAATAACAATTTGTATGCCATTTAAAGTTAAAAGATAAATATTTTTTAAAATGAGTAGAATAAATACCGCAAAAATGGGGACCCAAAATTCTCGTTCATAGCCTTTAGGGGTAGCAAAGGTCGTGATAAATGAGATTAAATAAACAGCGAGCGGTAAAATCCATATTAAAGGTACATTGATTACATTTTGTGTTAAAAATTGCGTTGTCGATAGTAAAAGCGCGCTGGTTAAAAAAGCCAATATAAGCCACTTTGCCAATAGCGTAAAAGAAGTTGAAATAGGTTGTTCTGTTTCCAGACGTGGCTTCGTGTTAGAGGAACGTAATTGGTATAAACACAATGCACATAAAATGGCATAAAATATATAAATAACCGAACATAACAAGGATTGCTTTTGAGTACCAATAAAAGGCTCTAAAAGGAGTGGGTATCCTAATAATCCGAGCAAGGAGCCTGCATTGGAAATGGAATAATAAAAATAAGGATAAGGTGTTTGTTTGAGTGTGCAATACCAATGTTGCAATAAAGGGCTTGAAGCAGATAAAACCATAAAGGGAAGTAAAATACTGGAGGTTAAAATGCTTAATACGCTCAAAGGTGGCCAAATAGACTCAACAGATAGGTGAGGTTCTAAATGGATAGGAATAAAATAAAAAGAGATCAATATGACAATAAAATGGATGATGGCTTGATTTTTTTCTGTAAAGAATTTAGTTAATAAATAGGCATAAAAATAACCCAATAATAATGCTACTTGGAAAAATAGCAAACTGGTTATCCATACAAATGATGAGCCACCAAATTGCGGGACTATATATTTAGCAAGCACTGGTTGTACAAAAAATAAAAGAAAAGCACTGAGGAAGATGGCGACACTAAATAGCCATTGCAGCATTGATATCGCCGTTGCTTAT is a genomic window containing:
- a CDS encoding fused MFS/spermidine synthase, whose amino-acid sequence is MLQWLFSVAIFLSAFLLFFVQPVLAKYIVPQFGGSSFVWITSLLFFQVALLLGYFYAYLLTKFFTEKNQAIIHFIVILISFYFIPIHLEPHLSVESIWPPLSVLSILTSSILLPFMVLSASSPLLQHWYCTLKQTPYPYFYYSISNAGSLLGLLGYPLLLEPFIGTQKQSLLCSVIYIFYAILCALCLYQLRSSNTKPRLETEQPISTSFTLLAKWLILAFLTSALLLSTTQFLTQNVINVPLIWILPLAVYLISFITTFATPKGYEREFWVPIFAVFILLILKNIYLLTLNGIQIVIFLLGLFYSACIICHGELVRAKPAQKNLTLFYLYIALGSVLGGLFANGLSLLLDNWWNLYLPLIIINLIIIVISCHLYQQNKKIKVLVISIFCLITLIVFLLVIWADTFPKDKKLILQHRNLYGLLRVYDMQTESGFPYRMLLHGTVMHGLEYLEPEKQLWPTTYYGPNSGAGLAIQYLSQTLDEPLQIAVVGLGTGAIASLTNPKDEITFYEIDPDIAKIARQHFHFLSKSPAKSAVVLGDARIQMAKASQAVPRPQYDIIIIDAFNGDAIPFHLITKEAMILYSELLKPQGIIVFHTSNSFINLMPITSALAHHLNCRHFWIESQANFLPNIVYSTWAMISCNPGFADWLHRQRGFTISPHNTVKPLLWTDDENSILPILRIK